In Arsenicicoccus sp. oral taxon 190, the following are encoded in one genomic region:
- a CDS encoding DUF4244 domain-containing protein, producing the protein MTTAEYAVGTIAAVAFAAVLIAVVRSDAVRSALTSIITTALSTTG; encoded by the coding sequence ATGACCACGGCGGAGTATGCCGTCGGCACGATCGCCGCGGTCGCGTTCGCGGCGGTCCTGATCGCCGTCGTGCGCTCGGACGCCGTGCGCTCGGCGCTGACCTCGATCATCACCACGGCGCTGTCGACGACGGGCTGA
- a CDS encoding DEAD/DEAH box helicase codes for MSATSPPHRTSASPRAGFDPQRALTQLTRGDRIERLRHVEVLPERAARTSPWPTWAHPAVVAAFEGLGVSEPWSHQVEAAEHAHAGRHTVLATGTASGKSVGYLLPALTSVLDGTTAPSGRGATVLYLSPTKALAADQLARLGALALPGLRAATYDGDTPADERRWIREHGSYVLTNPDLVHHSLLPRHERWAPFLRALRYVVIDECHVYRGVFGAHLAALLRRLRRVARRYGSEPTFVLASATVAEPAEHARRLTGLPCVAVTDDGSPRSPMTFALWEPPMLDEHGSPLGPEDLAAGALQASRRSTLTESADLLARLTDAGAQTVAFARSRKGVEVLAETTRSLRHGDAGRIAAYRGGYLPEERRELERALRSGSIVGLAATNALELGIDVSGLDAVLMCGWPGTFASLWQQAGRAGRSGREALAVFVADDDPLDTYLVTHPEAIFERPVEATVVDPDNPYVLGPHLAAAAAELPLTVDDAGYFGPTMTGLLATLVARGALRRRPNGGWYWARADYAHDHVSLRGTGESVVQIVERRSGAVLGTVDHEAAQRQVHAGAVYVHQGRSHVVTDLDLEGSCALVVPGDPGWTTTARTESAFDLLAEERGRDLGPDLRLSFGSVAVRSRVTSFLRRLPSGEVLGEHPLELPESVLRTRGVWWTMTDRWLAERGIDPATIPGATHAAEHAAIGMLPLVATADRWDVGGVSTALHPDTGLPTILVYDGHPGGAGFAERGHDRAATWLSATAAAIRACECRDGCPSCVQSPKCGNGNEPLDKGAALRLLDGVVAALEP; via the coding sequence ATGTCCGCGACGTCCCCGCCCCACCGCACGAGCGCGTCCCCGCGTGCCGGGTTCGACCCGCAGCGTGCCCTGACGCAGCTCACCCGCGGCGACCGCATCGAGCGGCTGCGCCACGTCGAGGTGCTGCCGGAGCGGGCCGCCCGCACGTCCCCCTGGCCGACCTGGGCGCACCCCGCGGTGGTCGCGGCGTTCGAGGGGCTCGGGGTGAGCGAGCCCTGGTCGCACCAGGTCGAGGCGGCGGAGCACGCCCACGCCGGGCGGCACACGGTCCTTGCGACGGGCACCGCGTCGGGCAAGTCCGTGGGCTACCTCCTGCCGGCCCTCACGAGCGTCCTGGACGGGACCACCGCTCCGTCGGGCCGCGGCGCCACGGTGCTCTACCTGTCGCCGACCAAGGCCCTGGCCGCGGACCAGCTGGCACGGCTCGGTGCGCTCGCCCTTCCTGGCCTGCGAGCCGCGACGTATGACGGGGACACGCCCGCCGACGAACGCCGCTGGATCCGTGAGCACGGCAGCTATGTCCTCACCAATCCCGACCTGGTGCACCACTCGCTGCTGCCCCGCCACGAGCGGTGGGCGCCCTTCCTGCGGGCGCTGCGCTACGTCGTGATCGACGAGTGCCACGTCTACCGCGGCGTCTTCGGGGCCCACCTGGCCGCGCTGCTGCGTCGGTTGCGCCGGGTCGCGCGCCGTTACGGCTCCGAGCCCACCTTCGTCCTCGCGTCGGCCACGGTCGCCGAGCCGGCCGAGCACGCCCGGCGACTCACGGGGCTGCCGTGCGTCGCCGTCACGGACGACGGGTCCCCCCGCTCACCCATGACCTTCGCGCTGTGGGAGCCGCCGATGCTCGACGAGCACGGCAGCCCGCTCGGTCCCGAGGACCTCGCCGCCGGCGCCCTGCAGGCGTCACGGCGGTCCACGCTCACCGAGAGCGCCGACCTGCTGGCCCGGCTGACGGACGCCGGCGCGCAGACGGTGGCCTTCGCCCGCTCCCGCAAGGGCGTCGAGGTGCTCGCCGAGACCACCCGGTCGCTGCGGCACGGCGACGCAGGACGGATCGCGGCCTACCGCGGGGGCTACCTGCCCGAGGAGCGGCGCGAGCTGGAGCGCGCCCTGCGCTCCGGGAGCATCGTCGGCCTGGCCGCGACCAATGCCCTCGAGCTGGGCATCGACGTGTCCGGGCTCGACGCGGTGCTCATGTGCGGCTGGCCGGGCACCTTCGCCTCGTTGTGGCAGCAGGCGGGCCGCGCCGGCCGGTCGGGCCGGGAGGCGCTCGCCGTCTTCGTCGCGGACGACGACCCGCTGGACACCTACCTGGTCACCCACCCGGAGGCGATCTTCGAGCGCCCGGTCGAGGCCACGGTGGTCGACCCGGACAACCCCTACGTCCTGGGGCCCCACCTCGCGGCGGCCGCCGCCGAGCTCCCGCTGACCGTCGACGACGCCGGGTACTTCGGGCCCACGATGACGGGGCTGCTCGCCACCCTGGTCGCTCGCGGGGCGCTGCGCCGACGCCCCAACGGCGGGTGGTACTGGGCGCGCGCCGACTACGCCCACGACCACGTCTCGCTGCGCGGCACCGGCGAATCGGTCGTGCAGATCGTGGAGCGCCGCAGCGGCGCGGTGCTGGGCACCGTCGACCACGAGGCCGCGCAGCGGCAGGTGCACGCCGGGGCGGTCTACGTGCACCAGGGCCGCTCCCACGTGGTCACCGACCTCGACCTGGAGGGGTCCTGTGCCCTAGTCGTGCCCGGCGACCCGGGCTGGACCACGACCGCCCGCACCGAGTCGGCCTTCGACCTCCTCGCGGAGGAGCGCGGGCGCGACCTCGGCCCGGACCTGCGCCTGTCCTTCGGCAGCGTCGCCGTGCGCTCCCGGGTGACCTCCTTCCTGCGGCGGCTCCCCTCCGGCGAGGTGCTGGGCGAGCACCCCCTCGAGCTGCCCGAGTCGGTGCTGCGCACCCGCGGCGTGTGGTGGACCATGACCGACCGCTGGCTGGCGGAGCGGGGCATCGACCCGGCGACGATCCCGGGAGCGACGCACGCGGCGGAGCACGCGGCGATCGGCATGCTGCCCCTCGTGGCGACCGCCGACCGGTGGGACGTCGGCGGTGTCTCCACCGCGCTGCACCCCGACACCGGGCTGCCGACGATCCTGGTCTACGACGGCCACCCGGGGGGCGCGGGATTCGCCGAGCGCGGCCACGACCGCGCGGCGACCTGGCTGTCGGCGACCGCCGCGGCGATCCGCGCCTGCGAGTGCCGCGACGGCTGCCCGTCCTGCGTGCAGTCCCCGAAGTGCGGCAACGGCAACGAGCCGCTGGACAAGGGCGCCGCCCTGCGTCTCCTGGACGGCGTGGTCGCCGCCCTGGAGCCGTGA
- a CDS encoding TadE family type IV pilus minor pilin, which yields MVTAELGVGLTALVLCLGVGLQAVAAGIDQVRCVDAAHVAARSAARGDPPGRARALGLGRAPAGSTVTVTVGGREAVVEVAAPPRGLLRELGGPSGRAVASTPVEAASEEAAPGQGASAQAASGEVVPGRSEAPAGAAAGAAARDAPARAVW from the coding sequence GTGGTCACGGCGGAGCTGGGCGTGGGCCTGACCGCGCTGGTGCTGTGCCTCGGCGTGGGGCTGCAGGCGGTCGCTGCCGGCATCGACCAGGTGCGGTGCGTGGACGCCGCGCACGTCGCGGCGCGCTCGGCGGCCCGGGGCGACCCGCCGGGGCGGGCGCGGGCCCTGGGGCTGGGCCGGGCCCCGGCCGGGAGCACGGTCACCGTGACGGTGGGTGGGCGCGAGGCGGTGGTCGAGGTCGCGGCGCCGCCGCGCGGCCTGCTGCGCGAGCTGGGTGGGCCGTCGGGGCGCGCCGTGGCGTCGACGCCGGTGGAGGCCGCGTCGGAGGAGGCCGCGCCGGGGCAGGGTGCATCGGCACAGGCCGCGTCGGGGGAGGTCGTGCCGGGACGGTCCGAGGCTCCCGCCGGGGCCGCCGCCGGCGCGGCGGCCCGTGACGCTCCTGCACGGGCGGTCTGGTGA
- a CDS encoding GGDEF domain-containing protein — MALGGLLTGRAGAELEPVIPAADEGTPARDWHRGTRLQRVLGSTPPAIGVVTPFLLLAASHWRLEPTTAAAVGLLTVIYLVAFRSPFKCSVGGAVPTQPILVAALLTCPLALVPVMVLVPVLLAGWIEGKRRPRSFLLEAGNAVHALAPVGVLWGTRDGAGIAHPSPLLLVAALGAQVLLDGVTAYLLERPSAAPVRLMLPPLLWTWQVDALLAVLGWAMVTAVQPYGPLALVLTGVPIVLVRFLASDRETHLARAIALRDAYAVADAAARCDPLTGAANRLGWEQVLAAAQATLATSETPVACTVLCADLDRLKLANDIHGHHVGDQMIADFATLLRDCAPPDATVARLGGDEFAVAVVRPVRRGPVDLITPVREALLAHRTTLPVQLSASLGQAEVRHGRPISEAVTLADLAARRDKAARRMNRAAVPPELLALAGPRSSAALATAPEAVAP; from the coding sequence ATGGCGCTCGGCGGGCTTCTGACCGGGCGGGCCGGCGCCGAGCTGGAGCCGGTCATCCCTGCGGCGGACGAGGGGACCCCCGCGCGGGACTGGCACCGGGGCACACGCCTGCAGCGCGTCCTGGGCTCGACGCCGCCCGCGATCGGCGTCGTCACGCCGTTCCTGCTGCTCGCGGCGTCCCACTGGCGGCTCGAGCCCACCACCGCGGCGGCCGTGGGGCTGCTGACGGTCATCTACCTGGTGGCCTTCCGCTCCCCCTTCAAGTGCTCGGTCGGCGGAGCCGTCCCCACCCAGCCGATCCTCGTGGCGGCCCTGCTCACCTGCCCGTTGGCCCTCGTGCCGGTCATGGTCCTCGTGCCGGTGCTGCTGGCCGGCTGGATCGAGGGCAAGCGGCGCCCCCGATCCTTCCTCCTCGAGGCCGGCAACGCCGTGCACGCCCTGGCCCCGGTGGGGGTGCTGTGGGGCACCCGCGACGGCGCCGGCATCGCCCACCCGTCGCCGCTGCTGCTGGTCGCAGCCCTCGGGGCGCAGGTGCTCCTCGACGGGGTGACGGCATACCTGCTCGAGCGCCCGTCCGCCGCTCCGGTGCGGCTGATGCTGCCCCCGCTGCTGTGGACCTGGCAGGTCGACGCCCTGCTCGCCGTGCTCGGGTGGGCCATGGTCACGGCGGTCCAGCCCTACGGTCCGCTCGCCCTGGTGCTGACGGGCGTACCGATCGTCCTGGTGCGTTTCCTCGCGAGCGACCGGGAGACCCACCTCGCCCGGGCCATCGCCCTGCGGGACGCGTATGCCGTCGCCGACGCCGCCGCTCGCTGCGACCCGCTGACGGGAGCGGCCAACCGGCTCGGCTGGGAGCAGGTGCTGGCGGCGGCCCAGGCCACCCTGGCGACGTCCGAGACGCCGGTCGCGTGCACCGTCCTGTGCGCCGACCTGGACCGCCTCAAGCTCGCCAACGACATCCACGGGCACCACGTCGGGGACCAGATGATCGCGGACTTCGCGACGCTGCTGCGCGACTGCGCCCCGCCGGACGCCACCGTCGCGCGGCTCGGCGGGGACGAGTTCGCGGTGGCCGTGGTGCGGCCGGTCCGACGGGGGCCGGTGGACCTCATCACTCCTGTGCGCGAGGCGCTGCTGGCGCACCGCACGACCCTGCCGGTGCAGCTCTCGGCGTCGCTGGGGCAGGCGGAGGTCCGCCACGGCCGTCCGATCTCCGAGGCGGTGACCCTCGCCGACCTGGCTGCGCGGCGGGACAAGGCGGCCCGCCGGATGAACCGCGCCGCCGTGCCCCCGGAGCTCCTCGCCCTGGCCGGCCCCCGCAGCAGCGCGGCCCTGGCGACGGCGCCCGAGGCGGTCGCGCCATGA
- a CDS encoding Rv3654c family TadE-like protein, with amino-acid sequence MRRRERGSGSVLVVAMCCCLLLVVVGALGVASAVLAAHRARAAADLAAVAAAARVVRGDLGSACEVAGQVSRRNHAELVSCAVTADVVAVQVAVDPTGWPTPARADARAGPEEAVLQGSAADSEALP; translated from the coding sequence GTGAGGCGGCGCGAGCGGGGATCGGGGTCGGTGCTGGTGGTGGCGATGTGCTGCTGCCTGCTGCTCGTGGTCGTCGGTGCCCTGGGCGTCGCGTCGGCCGTGCTGGCAGCCCACCGCGCCCGGGCGGCTGCCGACCTCGCCGCCGTCGCGGCGGCGGCCCGGGTGGTGCGCGGGGACCTGGGGTCGGCGTGCGAGGTGGCCGGTCAGGTCAGCCGCCGCAACCACGCCGAGCTGGTGTCGTGCGCCGTGACGGCCGACGTGGTGGCGGTGCAGGTGGCGGTGGACCCGACGGGCTGGCCGACCCCGGCCCGGGCCGACGCCCGCGCGGGGCCGGAGGAGGCCGTCCTCCAGGGCTCGGCCGCGGACTCCGAGGCCCTGCCGTGA
- a CDS encoding GGDEF domain-containing protein — MTEHGRHRKEERPPEGVLEAPPVEALRDELKQASATFADRFTAAALALMVVVTAVVMAVSYHQPVSPSDLLAIPLVVLYVIGYRTVFPSAAGGFVATEPLLVALLMTLPAQWAMTALTVAVTVGGLDEWPRSHVVHGLLQRVGQACHGIGPVLVLALAGWPDVRHVGLGTLLLALAAQFVFDGTAALVRGSVQGVTPRQMARPLLWTFSVDALLAPIGFCIVVTAQDRPVAYLLLATPIVLVRLMKADRESHRRYAEQMQSAYTEVREQVQLDPLTGLHNRRAWDEAVAQAAVEVNNPDRRSAIVLIADVDHLKVTNDTLGHDSGDTLLQEVGRILQALAPSDATVARLGGDEFGVLFTVSTGYLLPDFVGRARAALEAATLRVGHLVSASVGVAVCPPGGSVADAVRRADRASAQDKSARRAGRVAPWPESLREGIPVTR, encoded by the coding sequence GTGACCGAGCACGGCCGTCACCGCAAGGAGGAGCGCCCGCCCGAAGGGGTGCTGGAGGCTCCCCCGGTCGAGGCGCTGCGCGACGAGCTCAAACAGGCGTCCGCGACCTTCGCCGACCGGTTCACCGCGGCCGCGCTGGCCCTGATGGTGGTGGTCACGGCCGTCGTGATGGCCGTGAGCTACCACCAGCCGGTCTCGCCGTCGGACCTGCTGGCGATCCCCCTCGTCGTGCTCTACGTCATCGGCTACCGCACCGTCTTCCCCTCGGCCGCAGGGGGTTTCGTCGCGACAGAGCCGCTGCTCGTGGCACTGCTGATGACCCTGCCGGCCCAGTGGGCCATGACGGCCCTCACGGTTGCGGTCACCGTCGGTGGGCTCGACGAGTGGCCCCGCTCCCACGTCGTGCACGGGCTGCTGCAGCGGGTGGGGCAGGCCTGCCACGGCATCGGGCCGGTGCTCGTGCTGGCCCTCGCCGGCTGGCCGGACGTCCGTCACGTGGGGCTGGGGACGCTGCTGCTGGCCCTCGCCGCGCAGTTCGTCTTCGACGGGACGGCTGCGCTGGTCCGGGGCAGCGTGCAGGGCGTCACACCGCGACAGATGGCCAGGCCGCTCCTGTGGACCTTCTCCGTCGACGCGCTGCTCGCCCCCATCGGCTTCTGCATCGTCGTGACCGCGCAGGACCGGCCGGTCGCCTACCTGCTCCTCGCCACCCCCATCGTCCTGGTGCGCCTCATGAAGGCGGACCGCGAGAGCCACCGCAGGTACGCCGAGCAGATGCAGTCCGCCTACACCGAGGTGCGCGAGCAGGTGCAGCTCGACCCCCTCACCGGGCTGCACAACCGACGCGCCTGGGACGAAGCCGTGGCGCAGGCGGCCGTCGAGGTCAACAACCCGGACCGACGGTCGGCGATCGTGCTGATCGCCGACGTCGACCACCTCAAGGTCACCAACGACACCCTGGGCCACGACTCCGGGGACACCCTGCTGCAGGAGGTCGGACGCATCCTGCAGGCGCTCGCGCCGTCCGACGCCACGGTCGCGCGGCTCGGCGGTGACGAGTTCGGCGTGCTCTTCACCGTGTCTACGGGCTACCTCCTGCCGGACTTCGTGGGCCGGGCCCGGGCTGCGCTGGAGGCGGCGACGCTGCGGGTCGGCCACCTGGTGTCGGCGTCGGTGGGGGTTGCGGTCTGCCCGCCCGGAGGATCGGTGGCGGACGCCGTGCGGCGGGCCGACCGCGCGTCCGCACAGGACAAGTCCGCCCGTCGGGCCGGCCGCGTCGCCCCCTGGCCCGAGTCGCTGCGCGAGGGCATCCCGGTCACCCGGTGA